In Rhodoferax koreense, a genomic segment contains:
- a CDS encoding sensor histidine kinase has product MKSLRGQLLLFWALLFSVCATLAVVMIALYRSSAGSQVAAGQAVAEQSCRAIAARYAKSVPDPAPVQPQIDLLQVLLQLVLTEAPHVEGGVWQRDGGLLAYAYPTYEGSGVKRDIPQAEQPLITEMAQLAARTQAPQTDVVRGSREALIVSACPLAAPGKDLAAWTMTRTHAGALAAQNSLRTGLGVLMAAVLVSGLWLGLILRRGLRHVERLETRLAEAEGDAVPELPRTGVRELDRIVDGFNRYRLRFEEARGHLREAALQRSRDQRLAALGRMTGGIAHEIRNPIAAMRLKAENALAAEPARQADALHAIVGQIDRLEGLVQSLLALVQPVTLAPRCVDLPAWLDERIAAVAQRTTDQGVRLLLDPSAPAQAVFDPVHLARAVDNLLDNAVRHAPHGGEVHLGAVPGEGRSLRLRVDDNGPGVPASLQPQLFEPFATGRADGTGLGLALAREVALAHGGELRHVALQPGTRFELEIPWRDC; this is encoded by the coding sequence ATGAAATCCCTGCGCGGCCAATTGCTGCTTTTCTGGGCCCTGCTGTTCAGCGTCTGCGCCACGCTGGCGGTGGTGATGATTGCGCTGTATCGCAGCAGCGCGGGCAGCCAGGTGGCGGCGGGCCAGGCCGTGGCCGAGCAGTCGTGCCGCGCGATCGCCGCGCGGTATGCCAAGTCGGTGCCCGATCCGGCGCCGGTCCAGCCCCAGATCGACCTGCTGCAGGTGCTGCTGCAACTGGTGCTGACCGAGGCGCCGCACGTCGAGGGCGGCGTCTGGCAACGCGATGGAGGGCTGCTGGCCTATGCCTATCCGACCTACGAGGGCAGCGGCGTCAAGCGCGACATCCCGCAGGCCGAACAGCCGCTGATCACCGAGATGGCCCAACTCGCGGCGCGCACGCAGGCGCCGCAGACCGATGTGGTGCGCGGCAGCCGCGAGGCGCTGATCGTCAGCGCTTGCCCGCTCGCGGCCCCGGGCAAGGACCTGGCGGCCTGGACCATGACCCGCACGCACGCCGGCGCATTGGCCGCGCAGAACAGCCTGCGCACCGGCCTGGGGGTGCTGATGGCCGCCGTGCTGGTGTCGGGCCTCTGGCTGGGCCTGATCCTGCGCCGCGGACTGCGCCACGTGGAGCGGCTGGAGACCCGGCTCGCCGAAGCCGAGGGCGATGCCGTGCCCGAACTGCCGCGCACCGGCGTGCGCGAACTCGACCGCATCGTCGACGGCTTCAACCGCTACCGCCTGCGCTTCGAGGAAGCGCGCGGCCATCTGCGCGAAGCGGCGCTGCAGCGCAGCCGCGACCAGCGCCTGGCCGCCCTCGGGCGCATGACCGGCGGCATCGCCCATGAAATTCGCAACCCGATTGCCGCCATGCGGCTGAAGGCCGAGAACGCGCTGGCCGCGGAACCCGCACGCCAGGCCGATGCGCTGCACGCCATCGTCGGCCAGATCGACCGGCTCGAAGGCCTGGTGCAGAGCCTCCTGGCGCTGGTGCAGCCGGTCACGCTGGCACCGCGCTGCGTCGATCTGCCGGCCTGGCTGGATGAACGCATCGCGGCCGTGGCGCAAAGGACAACGGACCAGGGTGTCCGGCTGCTGCTCGATCCGTCTGCGCCCGCCCAGGCGGTGTTCGATCCGGTGCACCTCGCACGCGCGGTGGACAACCTCCTCGACAACGCCGTGCGCCACGCACCCCATGGGGGCGAAGTGCACCTGGGCGCCGTGCCCGGCGAAGGCCGCTCGCTGCGGCTGCGGGTGGACGACAACGGCCCCGGCGTACCCGCATCGCTGCAGCCGCAGCTCTTCGAGCCCTTCGCCACCGGCCGCGCCGACGGCACCGGCCTGGGCCTGGCCCTGGCGCGCGAGGTGGCGCTGGCCCACGGCGGCGAATTGCGCCACGTCGCGCTGCAGCCCGGCACCCGCTTCGAACTGGAGATCCCATGGCGCGACTGCTGA
- the mnmC gene encoding FAD-dependent 5-carboxymethylaminomethyl-2-thiouridine(34) oxidoreductase MnmC has product MAEPIEWMADGTPYSPRFNDRYRSELGGLSQAREVFLQGCGLPEAWAGAQRWSVLETGFGLGLNFLVTWDAWRRDPVRPRILHFVSIEAWPASADDLLRSFAVHPELRPLAEQLHSRWWGLLPGWHRLVFEGGQVVLTLCIGDVQAMLREMAFEADAVYLDGFSPDVNPDIWSAHTMKAVARCCRRGTRVASWTVARSVRDGLKQAGFVVRKTAGVPPKRHNLQAVYDPHWTPKRTADPALAVEPSTCIVIGAGIAGASVAHSLARRGWRVRLLDAAEAPATGASGLPAGLVAPHVSVGDSVLSQLSRAGVRTTLQLAAPLLRAGVDWAPDGVLQRHLGNPPKLPTDATEFGRDWSAPATPEQLAEAGLPEDAAAHWHAHGGWLRPKRLVEALLSHPGIRWQGRAAVDRLEHVEAGWRVVGTEGETLATAPLVVVAAGIASSRIGATAMPLQPVRGQVACGASAAPPGAFPRWPVNGHGSFISGMPLPGGERLWVAGASFDRHQADPSVQAADTQANFERLAGLLPAVAEALAPAFETGQVQAWAGIRCASPDRLPMVGPLGPPGLWVCTAMGSRGLTMAMLCGELLAARLHGEPLPLTRKLAAALGVGRYLPSSER; this is encoded by the coding sequence ATGGCCGAACCCATCGAATGGATGGCCGACGGCACCCCGTACAGCCCGCGTTTCAACGACCGTTACCGCAGTGAACTCGGCGGCCTGAGCCAGGCGCGCGAAGTCTTTCTGCAGGGCTGCGGCCTGCCCGAGGCCTGGGCCGGCGCCCAGCGATGGTCCGTCCTGGAAACCGGTTTCGGCCTGGGTTTGAATTTTCTCGTCACCTGGGATGCCTGGCGACGTGATCCCGTACGCCCGCGCATCCTGCATTTCGTGTCCATCGAGGCCTGGCCGGCCAGCGCCGACGACCTGCTGCGCAGCTTCGCCGTCCATCCGGAACTGCGGCCCCTGGCCGAGCAATTGCACAGCCGGTGGTGGGGCCTGCTGCCGGGCTGGCACCGGCTGGTCTTCGAAGGCGGCCAGGTGGTGCTCACGCTGTGCATCGGGGATGTGCAGGCGATGCTGCGCGAGATGGCTTTCGAGGCCGATGCGGTCTACCTCGACGGCTTCAGTCCCGACGTGAATCCCGACATCTGGTCGGCCCACACCATGAAGGCCGTGGCGCGCTGCTGCCGGCGCGGCACGCGCGTGGCCAGCTGGACGGTGGCGCGCAGCGTGCGCGATGGCCTGAAACAGGCCGGGTTCGTCGTACGCAAGACGGCCGGCGTGCCGCCCAAACGCCACAACCTGCAGGCGGTCTACGACCCGCATTGGACGCCGAAACGGACAGCCGACCCGGCCCTCGCCGTCGAACCGTCGACCTGCATCGTCATCGGTGCCGGCATCGCGGGCGCGAGCGTCGCGCACAGCCTGGCGCGGCGCGGCTGGCGCGTGCGGCTGCTCGACGCCGCCGAGGCGCCCGCCACCGGCGCCTCGGGCCTGCCCGCCGGCCTGGTCGCGCCGCACGTGTCGGTGGGCGACAGCGTGTTGTCGCAACTCTCGCGCGCTGGTGTGCGCACGACCCTGCAACTCGCCGCGCCGCTGCTGCGCGCCGGGGTGGACTGGGCGCCCGACGGCGTGCTGCAGCGCCATCTCGGCAACCCGCCCAAGCTGCCGACCGACGCCACCGAATTCGGGCGCGATTGGAGCGCCCCGGCCACGCCCGAGCAGCTCGCCGAGGCCGGCCTGCCCGAGGATGCCGCGGCGCACTGGCATGCGCACGGCGGCTGGCTGCGGCCGAAGCGGCTGGTCGAAGCGCTGCTGTCGCACCCGGGCATCAGGTGGCAAGGCCGCGCGGCGGTGGATCGGCTGGAGCACGTGGAAGCAGGCTGGCGGGTCGTCGGCACGGAGGGCGAAACACTGGCGACGGCGCCCTTGGTCGTGGTGGCCGCGGGCATCGCCAGCAGCCGCATCGGCGCGACGGCAATGCCCTTGCAGCCCGTGCGCGGCCAGGTGGCCTGTGGCGCCAGCGCCGCGCCCCCGGGCGCATTTCCACGTTGGCCTGTCAACGGCCACGGCAGCTTCATCTCGGGTATGCCGTTGCCGGGGGGTGAGCGCCTGTGGGTCGCCGGTGCGAGCTTCGACCGGCACCAGGCCGATCCCAGCGTTCAGGCCGCCGACACGCAGGCCAACTTCGAACGCCTCGCCGGCCTGCTGCCTGCCGTGGCCGAAGCACTCGCGCCCGCATTCGAAACCGGGCAAGTGCAGGCCTGGGCCGGCATCCGCTGCGCATCACCCGACCGCCTGCCGATGGTCGGCCCGCTCGGCCCGCCTGGCCTCTGGGTGTGCACCGCCATGGGTTCGCGCGGCCTCACCATGGCGATGTTGTGCGGCGAACTGCTGGCAGCGCGGCTGCATGGCGAGCCCTTGCCATTGACGAGAAAGCTGGCGGCCGCGTTGGGAGTCGGCCGATACCTGCCGTCTTCCGAGCGATGA
- a CDS encoding glutathione S-transferase encodes MQLIGMLDSPYVRRVAISLNLLGLRFEHRSISVFSTFAQFQQINPVVKAPSLVCDDGTVLMDSTLILQYAEHIAARSLLPSTTAGIQHDLRLTGLALAACEKTVQIVYEHQLRPAEKRHAPWLDRVQGQLAAAYAELERELATKPMTATAESLTQGGLTSAVAWQFTGMLLPGQLAAQNHPALQAFSSAAEELEAFRAAPPA; translated from the coding sequence ATGCAACTCATCGGCATGCTCGACTCGCCCTATGTGCGCCGCGTCGCCATCTCCCTGAACCTGCTCGGCCTGCGTTTCGAACACCGGTCGATCTCGGTGTTCTCCACCTTCGCGCAGTTCCAGCAGATCAACCCGGTGGTCAAGGCCCCCTCGCTGGTGTGCGACGACGGCACGGTGCTGATGGACTCCACGCTCATCCTGCAGTATGCCGAACACATCGCCGCGCGCAGCCTGCTGCCGTCTACCACGGCGGGCATCCAGCACGACCTGCGGCTCACCGGCCTGGCACTGGCCGCCTGCGAGAAGACGGTGCAGATCGTCTACGAGCATCAGTTGCGCCCGGCCGAGAAACGCCATGCGCCCTGGCTGGACCGGGTGCAAGGCCAACTCGCCGCGGCCTACGCCGAACTCGAACGCGAATTGGCCACGAAGCCGATGACCGCGACCGCCGAAAGCCTCACCCAGGGTGGCCTGACCAGTGCCGTCGCTTGGCAGTTCACCGGCATGCTGCTGCCGGGTCAGTTGGCGGCGCAAAACCATCCTGCGCTGCAGGCCTTCTCGAGCGCGGCCGAGGAACTCGAAGCCTTTCGCGCCGCGCCGCCGGCCTGA
- a CDS encoding sigma-54-dependent transcriptional regulator, which yields MARLLIVDDDAAFRETLAETLHSLGHEVLACASGAEGLEALQRNRCDAVFLDHRMPGMDGLQTLAAMRARLSRLPPVIVLTAFASGGNTIEAMRLGAFDHLAKPISRQAVIDVLARALRAETPAERAAPAASEAEDDATGLIGVSDAMREVHKRIGLAAASSAPVLVLGETGTGKEMVARALHRHSARAGAPFVAINCAAIPKDLLESELFGHVRGAFSGATADRPGCFRAADGGVLLLDEIGDMAPAVQAKILRVLQEGEVTPLGSHRTVRVDVRVIAATHRDLAAAVRDGRFREDLLYRLDVLTIRLPPLRERLADILPLAEHFLRRAAADDHDAPAKLLSNDAAQWLLRHPWPGNVRELRNLMARCQALVRHRVIGAEDLGPAMDQADRAQAGTALPADWLDGELPAAVERLERLLIAHALARSQGNRAEAARSLGIHRQLLYRKMAQYQLD from the coding sequence ATGGCGCGACTGCTGATCGTCGACGACGATGCGGCCTTCCGCGAAACCCTGGCCGAGACGCTGCACAGCCTCGGCCATGAGGTCCTGGCCTGCGCCAGCGGTGCAGAAGGGCTAGAGGCGCTGCAGCGCAATCGCTGCGACGCCGTCTTCCTCGACCACCGCATGCCCGGCATGGACGGGCTGCAGACGCTCGCGGCCATGCGTGCCCGGCTCAGCCGCCTGCCACCGGTGATCGTGCTCACCGCCTTCGCCAGCGGCGGCAACACCATCGAGGCCATGCGCCTGGGCGCCTTCGACCACCTGGCCAAGCCGATCAGCCGCCAGGCGGTGATCGACGTGCTGGCGCGCGCGCTGCGTGCCGAGACGCCGGCCGAGCGCGCCGCGCCGGCAGCCTCCGAAGCCGAAGACGACGCCACCGGCCTTATCGGCGTCAGCGACGCGATGCGCGAAGTGCACAAGCGCATCGGCCTGGCCGCCGCCAGCAGCGCGCCGGTGCTGGTGCTGGGGGAGACCGGCACCGGCAAGGAAATGGTGGCGCGCGCCCTGCACCGCCATTCGGCCCGGGCCGGCGCGCCCTTCGTCGCCATCAACTGCGCGGCGATCCCGAAGGATCTGCTGGAGAGCGAGCTCTTCGGCCATGTGCGCGGCGCGTTCAGCGGCGCCACCGCGGACCGCCCCGGCTGTTTCCGCGCGGCCGATGGCGGCGTGCTGCTGCTCGACGAGATCGGCGACATGGCGCCCGCCGTACAGGCCAAGATCCTGCGCGTGCTGCAGGAAGGCGAGGTCACGCCGCTGGGCAGCCACCGGACCGTGCGTGTCGACGTGCGGGTGATCGCCGCCACCCACCGCGACCTGGCCGCCGCCGTGCGCGACGGCCGCTTTCGTGAGGACCTGCTGTACCGGCTCGACGTGCTGACGATCCGGCTGCCGCCGCTGCGCGAGCGGCTGGCCGACATCCTGCCGCTGGCCGAACATTTCCTGCGCCGCGCTGCCGCCGACGACCACGACGCGCCGGCCAAGCTGCTCTCGAACGACGCCGCCCAATGGCTGCTGCGCCACCCCTGGCCCGGCAACGTGCGCGAACTGCGCAACCTGATGGCGCGCTGCCAGGCCCTGGTGCGGCACCGCGTCATCGGTGCGGAAGACCTGGGGCCCGCCATGGACCAGGCCGATCGAGCCCAGGCCGGCACGGCCCTGCCGGCCGACTGGCTCGATGGCGAACTGCCCGCCGCGGTGGAGCGGCTCGAACGCCTGCTCATCGCACACGCCCTGGCGCGCAGCCAGGGCAACCGCGCCGAGGCCGCACGCAGCCTCGGCATCCACCGCCAATTGCTCTACCGCAAGATGGCACAGTACCAGCTCGATTGA
- the ssuE gene encoding NADPH-dependent FMN reductase, which yields MTVLLIAGSPSERSRSAALLDSVSQRLTARGATVERLLIRDLSPQALLLADTSHLSIRKAIDQVQRARAVVIATPVYKAAYSGVLKVFLDLLAQNALQGKTILPLATGGSPHHMLALDYALRPVLQSLAARHILPGVYVTDAQVVLTPEGAHTISADIAGRLDDSVATLVAEGLKLAPATGFAPVHFSQVRHSV from the coding sequence ATGACCGTTCTCCTCATCGCCGGCAGCCCCTCCGAACGTTCGCGCTCCGCGGCCCTGCTCGATTCCGTGAGCCAACGCCTCACGGCGCGTGGCGCGACGGTGGAGCGGCTGTTGATCCGCGACCTGTCGCCCCAGGCGCTCCTGCTGGCCGATACCTCGCATCTCAGCATCCGCAAGGCCATCGACCAGGTGCAACGAGCGCGTGCGGTGGTGATCGCCACGCCGGTCTACAAGGCGGCCTACAGCGGCGTGCTGAAGGTGTTCCTCGACCTGCTGGCGCAAAACGCGCTGCAGGGCAAGACCATCCTGCCGCTGGCCACCGGCGGCAGCCCGCACCACATGCTGGCGCTCGACTACGCGCTGCGGCCGGTGCTGCAGTCGCTCGCGGCAAGGCACATCCTGCCCGGCGTCTACGTGACCGACGCGCAGGTGGTGTTGACGCCCGAGGGCGCCCACACCATCAGCGCCGACATCGCCGGGCGGCTCGACGATTCGGTGGCGACGCTGGTGGCCGAGGGGCTCAAGCTCGCGCCGGCCACGGGCTTTGCGCCGGTGCATTTTTCCCAGGTGCGGCACAGCGTCTGA
- the cls gene encoding cardiolipin synthase, with the protein MTLEDIPGLGALSAGYENLVRQFPGGHDGFVTALSAAWGVYIAVLAVWIILEKRAPVSTLSWILSMALLPILGYVVYYFLGPQRLKKHRLKRLRSQAALHGETDFAGLRERASDAPQSLRQLAQLGTAACDLPIATATQVDLLVDGAQAFDAIFEAIRAARHHVHLEYYIFEPDRIGTALRDLLVEKARAGVQVRLLVDALGSKRIGQRFLAPLTEAGAQVGLFHQSRIGRRWRPVINFRTHRKIVVCDGVVGFTGGINITDEEDQRTRPDAYHDVHLRIVGSAVRLLQMTFLEDWVYTTEERPRDIAQHHAQLLPPTEPGSHPVQILTSGPDNPREGIHRMVVAGINAATERVWLTTPYFVPGEPGLMALTSAALRGVDVQVLVPRRSDSAIVSAAARSYFDELIAAGVKVWEYRAGMLHSKTLLIDDNCAFIGTANFDNRSFRLNFEVCAVVYGPVLAEPLARQFTADLLAAKPVAAMRRLPFLRKLGDATARLFSPVL; encoded by the coding sequence ATGACCCTCGAAGACATCCCCGGCCTGGGCGCGCTGAGCGCCGGCTACGAAAACCTGGTGCGGCAGTTCCCCGGCGGGCACGACGGCTTCGTCACCGCCCTCTCCGCGGCCTGGGGTGTGTACATCGCAGTGCTCGCGGTGTGGATCATCCTGGAAAAACGCGCCCCGGTCTCCACGCTGAGCTGGATCCTTTCGATGGCGCTGCTACCCATCCTCGGCTACGTCGTCTACTATTTCCTCGGCCCGCAGCGGCTGAAGAAGCACCGGCTCAAGCGGCTGCGCAGCCAGGCCGCACTGCATGGCGAGACCGACTTCGCGGGCCTGCGCGAACGGGCGTCGGATGCACCGCAGTCGCTGCGTCAGCTGGCACAGCTCGGCACCGCCGCGTGCGACCTGCCGATCGCCACCGCCACCCAGGTGGATCTGCTGGTGGACGGCGCCCAGGCCTTCGACGCAATCTTCGAGGCCATCCGTGCGGCGCGCCACCATGTGCACCTCGAGTACTACATCTTCGAGCCCGACCGCATCGGCACGGCGCTGCGCGATCTGCTGGTCGAAAAGGCCCGCGCCGGCGTCCAGGTGCGGCTGCTGGTGGACGCGCTCGGCTCCAAGAGGATCGGCCAGCGCTTCCTCGCGCCGCTGACCGAGGCCGGCGCCCAGGTGGGGCTGTTCCACCAGTCGCGCATCGGCCGGCGCTGGCGCCCGGTGATCAACTTCCGCACCCACCGCAAGATCGTGGTCTGCGACGGCGTCGTCGGCTTCACCGGCGGCATCAACATCACCGACGAGGAAGACCAGCGCACCCGTCCCGATGCCTACCACGACGTGCACCTGCGCATCGTCGGCAGCGCCGTGCGGCTGCTGCAGATGACCTTTCTCGAGGACTGGGTCTACACCACCGAAGAACGCCCGCGCGACATCGCGCAGCACCATGCGCAACTGCTGCCGCCAACCGAGCCGGGCAGCCACCCGGTGCAGATCCTGACCTCGGGGCCCGACAACCCGCGCGAAGGCATCCACCGCATGGTGGTGGCCGGGATCAACGCCGCCACCGAACGGGTGTGGCTCACCACGCCGTATTTCGTCCCCGGCGAGCCCGGCCTGATGGCGCTGACCAGCGCCGCGTTGCGCGGGGTCGACGTGCAGGTGCTGGTGCCGCGAAGGAGCGACTCGGCCATCGTGAGCGCGGCGGCGCGCTCCTACTTCGACGAACTCATCGCCGCCGGCGTGAAGGTCTGGGAATACCGCGCGGGCATGCTGCATTCGAAGACGCTGCTGATCGACGACAACTGCGCCTTCATCGGCACGGCCAACTTCGACAACCGCAGCTTCCGCCTGAACTTCGAAGTCTGCGCCGTGGTCTACGGGCCGGTGCTGGCCGAGCCGCTGGCGCGGCAGTTCACTGCCGACCTGCTGGCCGCCAAGCCCGTCGCGGCGATGCGGCGGCTGCCGTTCCTGCGCAAGCTCGGGGATGCGACGGCACGGCTTTTTTCGCCGGTGTTGTAG
- the epsC gene encoding serine O-acetyltransferase EpsC: MAVFDVNPIVQSLNQIRQDWREAQRRSREPGGREFPSRDAVAGVIESLKGALFPMRLGPTDLRHESEDFYVGHTLDTALHALLAQVRLELKYDSRLRPRPDAEIEAQAEQAVHAFAAALPGIRMLLDSDVLAAYQGDPAARSVDEVLLCYPGVLAMIHHRLAHQLYRLGLPLLARIAAELAHAQTGIDIHPGAQIGAGFFIDHGTGVVIGETAVIGERVRLYQAVTLGAKRFPVDAQGNLQKGLPRHPVVEDDVVIYAGATILGRVTLGRGAQIGGNVWLTHDVPPGGHVTQADSRHDALPGG; the protein is encoded by the coding sequence GTGGCCGTATTCGACGTCAACCCCATCGTCCAGTCGCTGAACCAGATCCGCCAGGACTGGCGTGAAGCCCAGCGCCGATCGCGCGAGCCCGGCGGCCGCGAATTCCCCTCGCGCGACGCGGTCGCCGGCGTGATCGAGTCGCTCAAGGGCGCACTGTTCCCCATGCGCCTCGGCCCGACCGACCTGCGCCACGAAAGCGAGGATTTCTATGTCGGTCACACGCTGGACACGGCGCTGCACGCCTTGCTGGCCCAGGTGCGGCTCGAACTGAAATACGACAGCCGCCTGCGGCCGCGCCCCGATGCCGAGATCGAGGCCCAGGCCGAGCAGGCCGTGCACGCCTTTGCGGCGGCCTTGCCCGGCATCCGCATGCTGCTCGACAGCGATGTGCTTGCCGCCTACCAGGGCGACCCGGCCGCGCGCAGCGTGGACGAGGTGCTGCTGTGCTACCCCGGTGTACTGGCCATGATCCACCACCGCTTGGCGCACCAGCTGTACCGGCTCGGCCTGCCGCTGCTGGCGCGCATCGCGGCCGAACTCGCGCATGCGCAGACCGGCATCGACATCCATCCCGGCGCGCAGATCGGCGCGGGTTTCTTCATCGACCACGGCACCGGCGTGGTGATCGGCGAGACGGCGGTGATCGGCGAGCGCGTGCGGCTCTACCAGGCGGTCACGCTGGGTGCCAAACGGTTCCCGGTGGACGCCCAAGGCAACCTGCAGAAGGGCCTGCCGCGCCACCCGGTGGTGGAAGACGACGTGGTCATCTACGCCGGGGCCACCATCCTCGGCCGCGTGACGCTCGGCCGCGGCGCGCAGATCGGCGGCAATGTCTGGCTCACGCACGACGTACCGCCCGGCGGCCATGTCACGCAGGCCGATTCGCGGCACGACGCCTTGCCGGGCGGCTGA
- a CDS encoding oxidative damage protection protein, which translates to MARMVQCIKLGKEAEGLDFPPYPGELGKRIWEGVSKEAWAAWLKHQTMLVNENRLNLADLRARQYLARQMENHFFGGGADAAQGYVPPVAQ; encoded by the coding sequence ATGGCACGCATGGTTCAATGCATCAAGCTCGGCAAGGAAGCCGAAGGTCTCGACTTCCCGCCCTACCCGGGCGAACTGGGCAAGCGCATCTGGGAAGGCGTGAGCAAGGAGGCCTGGGCCGCGTGGCTCAAGCACCAGACCATGCTGGTCAACGAAAACCGGCTGAACCTGGCCGATCTGCGCGCGCGCCAATACCTAGCCCGGCAGATGGAAAACCATTTCTTCGGCGGTGGCGCCGATGCGGCGCAAGGCTACGTGCCGCCCGTAGCTCAATAA
- a CDS encoding sulfate ABC transporter substrate-binding protein — protein sequence MSTRRDFINVSTRAGLALALAGSALVAVAQPAPVTLLNVSYDPTRELYVDYNKAFATYWKGKTGQDVSIKQSHGGSGKQARSVIDGIEADVVTLALGGDVDAVAASNNLIAKDWVKRLPHNSAPYNSTIVFLVRKGNPKAIKDWDDLTKPGVSVITPNPKTSGGARWNYLAAWEFAKRKNGGSDAKAKEFIGNLFKNVPVLDTGARGSTITFVQRNVGDVLLAWENEAFLAQKEFGEDKFQIVVPSISILAEPSVAVVDKNVDRKGTRAVATAYLEHLYSDEGQDIAGRNYYRPTSEKAKAKYAAQFPKLNLFTIDDAFGGWAKADKAHFADGGSFDQIYTSK from the coding sequence ATGTCTACACGCCGCGACTTTATCAATGTTTCCACCCGCGCCGGTTTGGCCCTCGCCTTGGCAGGGTCGGCGCTCGTGGCCGTGGCCCAGCCCGCCCCGGTGACCTTGCTCAACGTCTCCTACGATCCCACCCGCGAGTTGTACGTGGACTACAACAAGGCCTTCGCCACGTACTGGAAGGGCAAGACCGGCCAGGACGTGAGCATCAAGCAGTCGCACGGCGGTTCGGGCAAGCAGGCGCGCTCGGTGATCGACGGCATCGAGGCCGACGTGGTGACGCTGGCGCTGGGTGGCGACGTGGACGCCGTGGCCGCCAGCAACAACCTCATCGCCAAGGACTGGGTCAAGCGCCTGCCGCACAACTCGGCGCCGTACAACTCGACCATCGTGTTCCTGGTGCGCAAGGGCAACCCCAAGGCCATCAAGGACTGGGACGACCTGACCAAGCCCGGCGTCTCGGTGATCACACCCAACCCCAAGACCTCCGGCGGCGCGCGCTGGAACTACCTGGCGGCGTGGGAATTCGCCAAGCGCAAGAACGGCGGCAGCGACGCCAAGGCCAAGGAATTCATCGGCAACCTGTTCAAGAACGTGCCCGTGCTGGACACCGGCGCGCGTGGCTCCACCATCACCTTCGTGCAGCGCAACGTCGGCGACGTGTTGCTGGCCTGGGAGAACGAGGCCTTCCTCGCGCAGAAGGAATTCGGCGAGGACAAGTTCCAGATCGTGGTGCCGAGCATCAGCATCCTGGCCGAGCCTTCGGTGGCGGTGGTCGACAAGAACGTGGACCGCAAGGGCACCCGCGCGGTGGCCACGGCCTACCTCGAACACCTCTATTCCGACGAGGGCCAGGACATCGCCGGCCGCAACTACTACCGCCCGACCTCGGAGAAGGCCAAGGCCAAGTACGCGGCGCAGTTTCCGAAGCTGAACCTGTTCACCATCGACGACGCGTTCGGCGGCTGGGCCAAGGCGGACAAGGCGCATTTCGCGGATGGCGGGTCGTTCGACCAGATCTATACGAGTAAATAG
- a CDS encoding TOBE domain-containing protein, with protein MSIQAINVRNQFKGKVKEIIRGDVVSEVDVETPWGIVTSVITTRSVDDLSLAVGSEVVALVKSTEVSIAKL; from the coding sequence ATGTCCATCCAAGCCATCAACGTACGCAACCAGTTCAAGGGCAAAGTCAAAGAAATCATCCGCGGCGACGTGGTCTCCGAGGTCGATGTGGAAACCCCGTGGGGCATCGTCACGTCGGTGATCACCACGCGTTCGGTGGACGACCTGTCGCTCGCCGTCGGCAGCGAAGTCGTGGCCCTGGTGAAATCCACCGAAGTCTCGATCGCCAAGCTGTGA